In one Pseudomonas fitomaticsae genomic region, the following are encoded:
- a CDS encoding helix-turn-helix domain-containing protein — protein MNKPDLPSIPVFKLYGESLDWPTPDLLHCETISKRSREHQWEIKPHRHADLCQLLFVFKGQAELEIEGQRTQLNEAAIQILPPLSVHGFRFSEDVEGFVVTLATPLINHLQAQLGSAVQALAQAESYSAGKDAEYLNSLFAALQAEYNGHQPAREMLMHSLVSVIMVWVSRQAIHRHNATQRPQRQREYLNGFIQLVEETYRQHVKVEDLAHRLGISVSHLNGTCRELAGQPALQIMHERQLLEAKRLLTYTSMTIYEMSEVLGFSDPTNFTRLFRRRVGISPKAFRDRLKAEQNDDA, from the coding sequence ATGAACAAGCCTGACCTGCCTTCGATTCCGGTGTTCAAGCTCTACGGTGAAAGCCTGGACTGGCCGACCCCTGACTTGCTGCACTGTGAAACCATTTCCAAACGCAGCCGCGAACACCAATGGGAAATCAAACCCCACCGCCACGCCGATTTGTGCCAGTTGCTCTTCGTATTCAAAGGTCAGGCAGAGCTTGAAATCGAAGGCCAACGCACGCAACTGAACGAAGCCGCGATCCAGATCCTGCCGCCGTTATCGGTGCATGGATTCCGTTTTTCCGAGGACGTCGAAGGATTTGTCGTCACCCTCGCCACACCGTTGATCAACCATTTGCAGGCGCAACTGGGCAGTGCGGTGCAGGCCCTGGCCCAGGCCGAAAGTTATTCGGCGGGCAAGGACGCGGAGTACCTCAACAGTCTGTTTGCCGCGTTGCAGGCCGAATACAACGGTCATCAACCGGCGCGGGAAATGCTCATGCATTCGCTGGTCAGCGTGATCATGGTCTGGGTCAGCCGTCAGGCGATCCACCGTCACAACGCCACGCAACGCCCGCAGCGTCAGCGCGAATACCTCAACGGGTTCATTCAGCTGGTCGAAGAAACCTACCGCCAGCACGTCAAGGTCGAAGACCTGGCCCATCGGCTGGGGATTTCCGTCTCGCACCTCAACGGCACCTGCCGTGAACTGGCGGGGCAGCCGGCGTTGCAGATCATGCACGAGCGTCAATTGCTCGAAGCCAAGCGTCTGCTGACTTACACGAGCATGACGATTTACGAGATGTCCGAGGTGTTGGGGTTTTCCGATCCGACCAACTTCACGCGCCTGTTCCGACGCCGGGTGGGGATCTCGCCAAAGGCGTTCCGCGACCGCTTGAAGGCCGAGCAGAACGACGACGCCTGA
- the pobA gene encoding 4-hydroxybenzoate 3-monooxygenase: protein MKTLKTQVAIIGAGPSGLLLGQLLHNAGIDTLILERQTPDYVLGRIRAGVLEQGMVELLREAGVGQRMDAEGLVHGGFELALDGRRIHIDLQALTGGKTVMVYGQTEVTRDLMAARRETGGQTIYEASHVVPCGMKSDEAYVTFEKDGETWRVDCDYIAGCDGFHGVARQSIPEDCLKVFERVYPFGWLGILADTPPIHDELVYARHERGFALCSMRSATRTRYYLQVPAEENVDDWSDQRFWDELRNRLPEDLAQKLVTGPSIEKSIAPLRSFVVEPMQYGRMFLVGDAAHIVPPTGAKGLNLAASDVSTLFRILLKVYREGRTDLLEKYSEICLRRVWKAERFSWWMTSMLHRFDEHDDFSQRICASELDYFVSSEAGQKTIAENYVGLPYEAIE from the coding sequence ATGAAAACGCTGAAAACCCAAGTCGCCATCATCGGCGCCGGTCCGTCCGGATTGTTGCTCGGCCAACTGCTGCACAACGCCGGCATCGACACCCTGATTCTGGAGCGCCAGACACCTGACTATGTACTCGGCCGAATTCGCGCCGGCGTGCTTGAACAAGGCATGGTAGAGCTGTTGCGCGAGGCTGGCGTGGGTCAGCGGATGGACGCCGAAGGGCTGGTGCACGGTGGTTTCGAACTGGCCCTCGACGGGCGCCGGATTCACATCGACCTGCAAGCCCTGACCGGTGGAAAAACCGTGATGGTCTACGGCCAGACCGAGGTCACCCGCGACCTGATGGCCGCTCGTCGGGAGACCGGCGGACAGACAATCTATGAAGCCAGCCATGTCGTTCCCTGTGGCATGAAAAGCGACGAAGCCTATGTCACCTTCGAAAAGGACGGCGAAACCTGGCGCGTCGATTGCGACTACATCGCCGGTTGCGACGGTTTCCACGGCGTGGCCCGGCAGTCGATTCCGGAGGACTGCCTGAAAGTCTTCGAACGGGTTTATCCGTTTGGCTGGCTGGGGATTCTCGCCGACACGCCACCGATTCATGATGAGCTGGTCTACGCCCGCCACGAGCGCGGTTTCGCCCTGTGCAGCATGCGGTCGGCGACTCGCACCCGCTATTACCTGCAAGTGCCCGCCGAGGAAAACGTCGACGACTGGTCGGATCAGCGTTTCTGGGATGAACTGCGCAACCGTCTGCCGGAGGATCTGGCGCAGAAACTGGTGACCGGTCCATCGATTGAAAAGAGCATCGCGCCGCTGCGCAGTTTTGTGGTCGAGCCGATGCAGTACGGGCGGATGTTTCTGGTCGGGGATGCGGCGCATATCGTTCCGCCGACCGGTGCCAAGGGTCTGAATCTGGCGGCCAGCGACGTCAGTACGTTGTTCCGGATTCTGCTGAAGGTTTACCGCGAAGGTCGCACTGACTTGCTGGAGAAATACTCGGAGATCTGCCTGCGCCGAGTGTGGAAAGCCGAACGGTTTTCCTGGTGGATGACTTCGATGCTGCACCGCTTCGATGAGCATGATGATTTCAGTCAGCGGATCTGCGCTTCGGAACTGGACTACTTTGTCAGCTCGGAGGCCGGTCAAAAAACCATTGCAGAAAATTACGTCGGGCTTCCTTATGAGGCTATCGAATAG
- a CDS encoding MDR family MFS transporter: protein MTNLNHPETPKPAIRSVLVALMMAIFLGALDQTIVAVSMPAISAQFKDVSLLAWVISGYMVAMTVAVPIYGKLGDLYGRRKLMLFGMGLFTLASLFCGMAQSMEQLVLARIFQGIGAGGMISVSQAIIGDIVPPRERGRYQGYFSSMYAVASVAGPVLGGYMTEYLSWRWVFLINLPLGLGAYWVARRNLIGLPIPQRKPIIDYLGTLLMIIGLTALLLAITQVGQGHAWRSSEVLGLFACAVAVLAVFVWHERRAREPLLPMHLFTNRSALLCWCTIFFCSFQAISLIVLMPLRFQSVTGAGADSAALHLLPLAMGLPIGAYFAGHRTSITGRYKPQILTGALLMPISILGMAFSPPDATLLSSLFMLLSGIAGGMQFPTSLVGTQNSVEQKDIGVATSTTNLFRSLGGAVGVALMSALLLALLQDSSFAHLAGSSLMSEGHSGNVLLDGLNAAPGDAQNALRAELLVTFRHLLMVSAAVSLLGLAAAIAMPNRLLRGREHGAR, encoded by the coding sequence GTGACCAATCTCAACCATCCCGAAACGCCCAAACCGGCCATTCGCAGCGTGCTGGTCGCGCTGATGATGGCAATCTTTCTCGGCGCGCTGGACCAGACCATCGTCGCGGTTTCCATGCCGGCCATCTCCGCACAGTTCAAGGACGTCAGCCTGCTGGCCTGGGTGATTTCCGGCTACATGGTGGCGATGACCGTGGCGGTGCCGATCTACGGCAAGCTCGGCGATCTGTACGGGCGGCGCAAACTGATGCTGTTCGGCATGGGCCTGTTCACCCTCGCCTCGCTGTTCTGCGGCATGGCCCAGAGCATGGAGCAACTGGTGCTGGCGCGGATTTTCCAGGGCATCGGCGCCGGCGGGATGATTTCGGTAAGCCAGGCGATCATCGGCGACATCGTTCCGCCTCGCGAACGCGGGCGCTATCAGGGTTATTTCAGCAGCATGTACGCGGTGGCCAGCGTCGCCGGCCCGGTGCTCGGCGGCTACATGACCGAGTACCTGTCGTGGCGCTGGGTGTTCCTGATCAACCTGCCACTGGGTCTTGGCGCTTACTGGGTGGCGCGACGCAATCTGATCGGCCTGCCGATTCCCCAACGCAAACCAATCATCGACTATCTCGGCACGCTGCTGATGATTATCGGCCTGACCGCGCTGTTGCTGGCGATCACTCAGGTCGGCCAGGGCCATGCGTGGCGAAGCAGCGAAGTGCTCGGGCTGTTCGCTTGCGCGGTGGCGGTACTGGCGGTGTTCGTGTGGCACGAGCGGCGCGCCCGGGAGCCGTTACTGCCGATGCACCTGTTCACCAACCGCAGCGCCCTGCTGTGCTGGTGCACGATTTTCTTTTGCAGCTTCCAGGCGATTTCGTTGATTGTGCTGATGCCGCTGCGCTTTCAGAGCGTGACCGGCGCCGGGGCCGACAGCGCGGCATTGCACTTGCTGCCGTTGGCGATGGGTTTGCCGATCGGCGCGTATTTCGCCGGACATCGTACTTCGATCACCGGGCGCTACAAACCGCAGATTCTGACCGGCGCGCTGCTGATGCCGATCTCGATCCTCGGCATGGCCTTCAGCCCGCCCGATGCGACGCTGCTCAGCAGCCTGTTCATGTTGCTCAGCGGGATTGCCGGTGGCATGCAGTTCCCGACCTCGTTGGTCGGCACGCAGAACTCGGTGGAGCAAAAGGACATCGGCGTCGCCACCAGCACCACCAACCTGTTCCGCTCTCTGGGCGGCGCGGTGGGCGTAGCGTTGATGTCGGCGCTGTTGCTGGCGTTGTTGCAGGACTCCAGTTTCGCCCACCTGGCCGGCAGCTCGCTGATGAGCGAAGGTCATTCCGGCAACGTGCTGCTCGATGGCCTGAACGCGGCGCCCGGCGATGCGCAGAACGCCTTGCGTGCCGAGTTGCTGGTGACATTCCGGCATTTGCTGATGGTCAGCGCGGCGGTATCGCTGCTCGGGCTGGCGGCGGCGATCGCGATGCCGAACCGGTTGTTGCGGGGCCGTGAGCACGGCGCCCGCTGA